One region of Trinickia violacea genomic DNA includes:
- a CDS encoding HlyD family secretion protein, whose product MSDTITSDRTSAESAQPNSNGAHDAPAGAAPKATPPQASGKRKLWLALLSIGVVVAGAAYGAYYFTYGQYHESTDDAYVNGNLVQLTPQVTGTVNAVNADDTQIVKEGDPVVTLDPADSRIALLNAEAALGQAVRQVSTLYVNNDYYAANVAQRESDLSKAQDDLKRRVAVENTGAVSAEDVSHARDAVAAAQASLDAARQQAQSNHALTDRTSIERHPDVQAAAAKVRDAYLDYARNTLPAPVTGYVAQRSVQVGERVGPGTPLMSIVPLDGVWVDANFKEVQLRRMRIGQPVTMTADVYGSSVKYHGRVIGFSAGTGSAFATLPAQNATGNWIKIVQRLPVRVQLDPKELEAHPLRIGLSMTVDADTRDDSGTQLAAAVNTTYRTDVFAQYGAQADAEIAKIIEQNETAAQQAKVAASSAKKAAKQG is encoded by the coding sequence ATGAGCGATACCATCACGTCCGACCGCACGAGCGCGGAATCGGCCCAACCGAACAGCAACGGTGCCCACGATGCGCCCGCCGGCGCGGCGCCGAAGGCAACGCCGCCGCAAGCCTCGGGCAAGCGCAAGCTGTGGCTCGCGCTGCTGAGCATCGGCGTCGTGGTGGCAGGTGCGGCCTACGGCGCGTACTACTTCACGTACGGGCAATACCACGAGTCGACCGACGACGCCTACGTCAACGGCAACCTCGTGCAGCTCACGCCGCAGGTGACGGGCACGGTGAACGCCGTCAACGCGGACGACACGCAGATCGTGAAAGAAGGCGACCCGGTCGTCACGCTGGACCCGGCCGATTCGAGAATCGCGCTCCTGAACGCCGAGGCGGCGCTCGGGCAGGCCGTGCGCCAAGTGAGCACGCTCTACGTGAACAACGACTACTACGCGGCGAACGTCGCGCAGCGAGAGTCGGATCTCTCCAAGGCGCAGGACGATTTGAAGCGCCGCGTTGCGGTGGAGAACACCGGCGCGGTGTCGGCCGAAGACGTCTCGCACGCCCGCGACGCCGTGGCCGCCGCGCAGGCTTCGCTCGACGCCGCCCGCCAGCAGGCGCAATCGAACCACGCCCTGACCGACCGCACCTCGATCGAGCGGCACCCGGACGTGCAAGCCGCCGCCGCGAAGGTTCGCGACGCCTACCTCGACTACGCGCGCAACACGCTGCCCGCGCCGGTGACGGGCTACGTGGCGCAACGCTCGGTGCAAGTGGGCGAACGCGTGGGCCCGGGCACGCCGCTGATGTCGATCGTGCCGCTCGACGGCGTGTGGGTCGACGCGAACTTCAAGGAAGTGCAATTGCGCCGGATGCGGATCGGCCAGCCGGTCACGATGACGGCGGATGTCTACGGTTCGAGCGTGAAGTACCACGGCCGCGTGATCGGCTTCTCGGCGGGCACGGGCAGCGCGTTCGCAACGCTGCCGGCGCAGAACGCGACCGGCAACTGGATCAAGATCGTGCAGCGGCTGCCGGTGCGTGTGCAACTCGACCCGAAGGAATTGGAAGCGCATCCGCTGCGCATCGGGCTGTCGATGACGGTCGACGCCGACACGCGCGACGATTCGGGCACGCAGCTCGCGGCGGCCGTGAACACGACGTATCGCACCGATGTGTTTGCGCAATACGGCGCGCAAGCGGATGCCGAGATCGCGAAGATCATCGAGCAGAACGAGACGGCCGCGCAGCAGGCGAAGGTTGCGGCGTCATCGGCGAAGAAGGCAGCGAAGCAGGGTTGA
- a CDS encoding pyridoxal phosphate-dependent decarboxylase family protein yields MDAKLSHDLANLDVLLGRTLEHAVGALNDVALRPVALAPHAASPVPLAEHGIGLEGALAAFAARWAPGFSGSAGPRYLGFVTGGATPASIAGDWLTSVYDQNPTAGIDSSAPDLERETVAQLRQLFGFSDAQRGVLVSGATMSNFVGLAIAREWLGEQRGVSIAEDGVGALPKIHVLSGAAHSSVYKALSMLGIGRKAVQKIATLPDREAVDLAALEAALDRMQGEPVIVVANAGTVNTVDFDDLEAIAALKSRYSFWLHVDGAFGAFAALSPEHASLVKGIDAADSICVDLHKWLNVPYDAAVQFSRRRDLQVRVFQNSAAYLGAPGDNPDFVHLTPENSRRLRALATWFSLTAYGRAGHADIVERNILLARQLGERIAALPGLKLLAPTRLNVVCFTLAENPTEERVNAFMRAVRDRGDVFVSSTVYAGTWALRAAFSNWRTNESDVERIAASLAATLSA; encoded by the coding sequence ATGGACGCGAAACTCTCACACGATCTCGCCAATCTCGACGTCCTGCTCGGACGCACGCTCGAGCATGCCGTTGGCGCATTGAACGACGTGGCGTTGCGGCCCGTCGCGCTAGCCCCACATGCGGCGTCTCCGGTGCCGCTCGCCGAGCACGGCATCGGCCTTGAAGGCGCGCTCGCAGCGTTCGCCGCGCGCTGGGCGCCGGGCTTCTCGGGCAGCGCGGGGCCACGGTATCTCGGCTTCGTGACGGGCGGCGCGACGCCTGCGTCGATTGCCGGCGACTGGCTGACGAGCGTCTACGACCAGAACCCGACAGCGGGCATCGACAGCTCCGCGCCCGATCTCGAACGCGAGACGGTCGCGCAATTGCGGCAGTTGTTCGGCTTCTCCGATGCGCAACGCGGCGTGCTGGTCAGCGGCGCAACGATGTCGAATTTCGTCGGGCTCGCGATCGCGCGCGAGTGGCTGGGTGAGCAGCGGGGCGTGAGCATCGCGGAAGACGGAGTCGGTGCGCTGCCGAAGATTCACGTGCTGTCGGGCGCGGCGCATTCGAGCGTCTACAAGGCGCTGTCGATGCTCGGGATCGGACGCAAGGCGGTGCAAAAGATCGCGACGCTGCCGGATCGCGAGGCCGTCGACCTGGCCGCGCTCGAAGCGGCGCTCGATCGCATGCAGGGCGAGCCCGTCATCGTGGTTGCGAATGCGGGCACGGTGAACACGGTCGACTTCGACGACCTCGAAGCCATCGCCGCGTTGAAATCGCGCTATTCGTTCTGGCTCCATGTCGATGGGGCGTTCGGCGCATTTGCGGCGCTCTCGCCCGAGCACGCTTCGCTGGTCAAAGGAATCGACGCAGCGGACTCGATCTGCGTCGATCTGCACAAGTGGCTCAACGTGCCGTACGACGCGGCCGTGCAGTTCAGCCGGCGGCGCGATCTGCAAGTGCGCGTGTTTCAGAACAGCGCGGCCTATCTCGGGGCGCCGGGCGACAACCCCGATTTCGTGCATCTGACGCCGGAGAACTCGCGCCGGCTGCGCGCGCTGGCGACGTGGTTTTCGCTGACGGCGTACGGACGCGCGGGGCACGCCGACATCGTCGAGCGCAATATCCTTCTGGCGCGGCAATTGGGCGAGCGGATCGCTGCGTTGCCCGGCTTGAAGCTGCTCGCGCCGACTCGGCTCAACGTCGTCTGCTTCACGCTCGCCGAGAACCCGACCGAGGAGCGTGTCAACGCGTTCATGCGAGCGGTGCGCGATCGCGGCGACGTGTTCGTCTCGAGCACGGTTTATGCGGGGACGTGGGCGTTGCGCGCCGCGTTCTCCAATTGGCGCACGAATGAGAGCGACGTCGAGCGCATCGCCGCATCGCTCGCGGCTACGTTGTCAGCGTGA
- a CDS encoding DHA2 family efflux MFS transporter permease subunit, with protein MNPPNNASAPAPLVGWQFALGAFAVALATFMNVLDSSIANVAIPTLSGDLGVSVDEGTWVITLFSAANAVSIPLTGWLTQRVGTVKLFVAAILLFVVSSAACGIAPSLPILLAARIVQGAVAGPLVPLSQALLLSTFPREKSSSALSLWAMTATVGPIAGPALGGWITDNYSWSWIFYINVPVGLFAAAVVWALYHKRETPSRKLAIDKVGLLSLIVWVGALQIMLDKGKDLDWFNSPVIWVLTIIALIAFLFFLIWELTEAKPIIDLRLFTQRNFMGGTVAISVSYAVFFANLVIFPTWIQEYLGYRAVDAGFVTAPLGIFAVILAPVMGKIMPKTDMRRLATVAFLAFAGVFMMRSLYTTDVDVHTLVLPTLLMGIPMAMFFTPLTAIILSGLPPEKIPAAAGLSNFVRVFAGAVGTSLMQNTWNNRTILHHSQLAEQTSATNPTYVQAIANIQTTLHASVFKAQAFFEAQMSAQAAMLGLNDIAWLSAVIFIVIIPLIWITKPSKDGAANAAGAGGH; from the coding sequence ATGAACCCGCCGAATAACGCGAGCGCCCCGGCGCCATTGGTTGGCTGGCAATTCGCACTGGGCGCGTTCGCCGTTGCCCTGGCTACCTTCATGAACGTGCTGGATTCGTCGATCGCCAACGTCGCGATCCCGACGCTTTCCGGTGACCTGGGCGTATCGGTCGACGAGGGCACGTGGGTCATCACGCTGTTCTCGGCGGCCAATGCAGTGTCGATTCCGCTGACCGGCTGGCTCACGCAACGGGTCGGGACCGTCAAGCTCTTCGTCGCCGCGATTCTGCTGTTCGTGGTGTCGTCTGCGGCGTGCGGTATCGCGCCAAGCCTGCCCATCCTGCTCGCGGCGCGTATCGTGCAAGGCGCGGTGGCGGGGCCGCTCGTGCCGCTGTCGCAGGCGCTCTTGCTCTCGACGTTTCCGCGCGAAAAAAGCTCGAGCGCACTGTCGCTGTGGGCGATGACCGCGACCGTCGGGCCGATTGCGGGACCGGCGCTGGGCGGCTGGATCACCGACAACTACAGCTGGTCGTGGATCTTCTACATCAACGTGCCGGTCGGCCTCTTCGCCGCCGCGGTGGTTTGGGCGCTCTACCACAAGCGTGAAACGCCCTCGCGCAAGCTGGCGATCGACAAGGTTGGGCTGCTCTCGCTCATCGTCTGGGTCGGCGCGCTGCAGATCATGCTCGACAAAGGCAAGGATCTCGACTGGTTCAATTCGCCGGTGATCTGGGTGCTCACGATCATCGCGCTGATCGCGTTCCTGTTCTTCCTGATCTGGGAGCTGACCGAGGCGAAGCCGATCATCGATCTGCGCCTCTTCACGCAGCGCAATTTCATGGGCGGGACGGTCGCGATATCGGTCTCGTATGCGGTGTTCTTCGCCAACCTCGTGATCTTTCCGACCTGGATTCAGGAGTATCTCGGCTACCGGGCCGTCGACGCGGGCTTCGTGACGGCGCCGCTCGGCATCTTCGCGGTGATCCTTGCGCCGGTGATGGGCAAGATCATGCCGAAGACCGACATGCGGAGGCTGGCGACGGTCGCCTTCCTCGCCTTTGCGGGCGTGTTCATGATGCGTTCGTTGTACACGACCGACGTCGATGTCCACACGCTCGTGCTGCCGACCCTGCTGATGGGCATCCCGATGGCGATGTTCTTCACGCCGCTCACGGCGATCATCCTGTCGGGCTTGCCGCCGGAGAAGATTCCCGCTGCTGCGGGCTTGTCGAACTTCGTGCGGGTCTTTGCGGGCGCGGTGGGCACGTCGCTCATGCAGAACACCTGGAACAACCGGACGATCCTGCACCATTCGCAGCTCGCCGAGCAGACCAGCGCGACCAACCCGACCTATGTGCAAGCCATCGCCAATATTCAGACGACGCTCCACGCGAGCGTCTTCAAGGCCCAGGCTTTTTTCGAGGCGCAAATGAGCGCGCAGGCGGCGATGCTCGGCTTGAACGATATCGCCTGGCTGTCGGCCGTAATCTTCATCGTGATCATTCCGCTCATCTGGATCACGAAGCCGAGCAAGGACGGGGCGGCGAACGCCGCGGGCGCGGGCGGTCACTGA
- a CDS encoding aconitase X swivel domain-containing protein: MNPPFDTRADAKRDGDPSVIVHAEALAKGHAEGPKVVLSEPLSFWGGYDAASGLILEKTHPAFGRSLAGTIVVMPRAKGSSSSSSVLAEAIRNGTGPAGIVLRERDLIIAIGVIVAGELYGLSVPLVVVKDRDFDTVCHRGATIRIDAPHEQGPATVTLTT; the protein is encoded by the coding sequence ATGAACCCGCCCTTTGATACCCGCGCAGACGCAAAGCGCGACGGCGATCCCTCCGTGATCGTGCACGCCGAGGCGTTGGCCAAGGGCCACGCAGAAGGACCGAAAGTCGTACTTTCCGAACCGCTGAGCTTTTGGGGCGGCTACGACGCTGCAAGCGGCCTGATCCTCGAAAAGACGCATCCGGCGTTTGGCCGCAGCCTGGCCGGAACTATCGTGGTGATGCCGCGTGCGAAGGGATCGAGTTCGAGCAGCAGCGTGCTCGCCGAAGCGATTCGAAACGGCACCGGTCCTGCGGGCATCGTCTTGCGCGAGCGCGATCTCATCATTGCGATCGGCGTGATCGTCGCCGGCGAGCTCTACGGATTGTCGGTGCCGCTAGTCGTCGTGAAAGACCGGGACTTCGATACGGTCTGCCATCGAGGCGCGACGATACGCATCGACGCGCCTCACGAACAGGGACCCGCAACCGTCACGCTGACAACGTAG
- a CDS encoding efflux transporter outer membrane subunit codes for MQTQIVQQGRGIRAMKVGLSAILVAVLSACVNYAGIHSDKQMAQPQQFQTTQSLPAESGHWPAADWADQFGDAQLKALIDEALKGSPTIAQARARIAAAQAYTETAKASTMPSVNADYSLKREQFSGTALVPPPYGGSWQTENSGLLSASYDLDLWGKNREALKASISDLQATEADAEVVKLTLTTTIARTYNQLARLYVLRDIAQQEVERRQDIDRITAGRIATGLDTEVERKTAQANLATARSTVSALDGSILTTRYQLAALMGEGPDRGLTIARPTLGVGDEVRLPDNLPADLVSRRPDIVAARWRVDSITHEVKEAKAEFYPDINLSAAIGLDAFGFGRFLTAASRTASAGPAIHLPIFDAGALRAQLKGRYADFDSAVATYNQTLITALSDVATQLAQIHSSDAQLADAQAAQQAARQADDLAITQYKGGLTNQLTVLNADMNALQADQSVANLLMNRRDQQIALASALGGGYVDTSSDATHTAASAATSNPVVAAR; via the coding sequence ATGCAAACGCAGATTGTTCAACAAGGCCGCGGCATCCGTGCGATGAAGGTGGGGCTGTCGGCGATCCTGGTGGCAGTGCTGTCGGCCTGTGTCAACTACGCGGGCATTCACAGCGACAAGCAGATGGCGCAGCCGCAACAGTTCCAGACGACGCAGAGCCTGCCGGCGGAAAGCGGCCACTGGCCGGCGGCCGATTGGGCCGATCAGTTCGGCGACGCGCAACTGAAGGCGCTGATCGACGAAGCGCTCAAGGGCAGCCCGACGATCGCGCAGGCGCGCGCCCGCATCGCCGCGGCGCAAGCCTATACGGAGACCGCGAAGGCCAGCACGATGCCGAGCGTGAACGCCGATTACTCGCTCAAGCGCGAGCAATTCAGCGGGACGGCGCTGGTACCGCCGCCCTACGGCGGCAGCTGGCAAACCGAGAACAGCGGCCTCTTGAGCGCCTCGTACGATCTCGACCTGTGGGGCAAGAATCGCGAAGCGCTCAAGGCGTCGATCTCCGATCTGCAGGCGACCGAGGCTGACGCGGAAGTCGTCAAGCTCACGCTCACGACCACGATCGCCCGTACCTACAACCAGCTCGCCCGGCTCTACGTGCTGCGCGACATCGCGCAGCAGGAAGTGGAGCGCCGCCAGGACATCGACCGCATCACGGCCGGCCGCATCGCGACCGGGCTCGATACGGAAGTCGAGCGCAAGACGGCGCAGGCGAATCTCGCGACTGCCCGCTCCACGGTCTCCGCCCTCGACGGCAGCATCCTGACCACGCGCTACCAGCTGGCCGCGCTCATGGGCGAAGGCCCCGACCGCGGTCTCACGATCGCGCGGCCCACGCTGGGCGTCGGCGACGAAGTGCGTCTGCCGGACAACCTGCCTGCCGACCTCGTGAGCCGCCGTCCGGACATCGTCGCGGCCCGCTGGCGCGTCGATTCGATCACGCATGAAGTGAAGGAGGCGAAGGCCGAGTTCTACCCGGACATCAATCTGAGCGCCGCGATCGGCCTCGACGCGTTCGGCTTCGGCCGCTTCCTCACCGCGGCAAGCCGGACGGCTTCCGCAGGTCCGGCGATCCATCTGCCGATCTTCGATGCCGGCGCGCTGCGTGCGCAATTGAAGGGCCGCTACGCCGACTTCGACTCGGCGGTGGCGACCTACAACCAGACGCTGATCACCGCCTTGAGCGACGTGGCGACGCAACTCGCGCAGATCCACTCGAGCGACGCGCAGCTCGCCGATGCGCAAGCGGCGCAACAAGCCGCGCGCCAGGCCGACGATCTCGCGATCACGCAATACAAGGGCGGCCTGACCAACCAGTTGACGGTGCTCAATGCCGACATGAACGCGCTGCAGGCCGATCAGTCCGTCGCCAACTTGCTGATGAACCGGCGCGACCAGCAGATCGCGCTCGCCTCGGCGCTCGGCGGCGGCTACGTCGACACGTCGTCCGATGCAACCCATACAGCAGCGTCCGCTGCAACGTCCAACCCCGTCGTCGCCGCGCGTTGA
- a CDS encoding PepSY-associated TM helix domain-containing protein, with product MSAPEPIAIESNGTDIATVERHMTSASDVLDDPELRARKKRSRRATFIKWLRKVHGWMGLWGAALGLLFGTSGFLLNHRAGPLRIPSGEPEVSTLQVPLPQPAPETPRDLAKWLKQQLQLTAAPGRMQKEPAHRVAWGDRSAIQPEHWQITFAAPRESTQAEYWVGNGYVTIKRSDNSFLATLNNLHKGVGMSVGWVLLVDTLAGGIVLLSLTGVLLWTEMNRRKTIGAVLVIGSIVAAVYAGLM from the coding sequence GTGAGTGCACCTGAACCTATCGCGATCGAATCGAACGGAACGGATATCGCGACCGTCGAACGCCACATGACTTCCGCGAGCGATGTTCTCGACGATCCGGAATTGCGCGCCCGGAAAAAACGCTCGCGTCGCGCCACCTTCATCAAATGGCTGCGCAAAGTGCACGGCTGGATGGGGCTATGGGGCGCGGCGCTCGGCCTGCTGTTCGGCACGAGCGGTTTCCTGCTCAACCATCGCGCCGGCCCGCTGCGAATTCCGTCCGGGGAACCGGAGGTATCGACGCTTCAGGTCCCGCTGCCGCAGCCCGCGCCCGAGACGCCGCGCGACTTGGCGAAGTGGCTCAAGCAACAACTGCAATTGACCGCCGCCCCGGGACGCATGCAGAAAGAGCCCGCACATCGGGTGGCGTGGGGCGATCGCAGTGCGATCCAGCCCGAGCATTGGCAAATCACGTTTGCGGCGCCGCGCGAAAGCACGCAGGCCGAGTACTGGGTCGGCAACGGGTACGTGACGATCAAGCGCAGCGACAACTCGTTTCTCGCGACGCTGAACAACCTGCACAAAGGCGTCGGCATGAGCGTTGGCTGGGTGCTGCTGGTCGACACGCTCGCAGGCGGCATTGTCCTGCTCTCGCTGACGGGCGTGTTGCTATGGACGGAGATGAATCGGCGCAAGACGATTGGTGCGGTGCTCGTCATCGGCTCGATCGTGGCGGCAGTCTACGCGGGGCTGATGTGA
- a CDS encoding MarR family winged helix-turn-helix transcriptional regulator, producing the protein MDYYSQDSFLPFQNIGFALGKARNLLQAEMDVALAGTGITSSHAGALLLLARGAARTPVGLAKLLAVDAGFVTRVVDRLEKEDLVHRARNSLDRRVVNLTLTEAGRKAAARVAEIAPAVLNRRLSGFSPLEFDTLCRLLSKLLAG; encoded by the coding sequence ATGGACTACTACAGCCAAGACAGTTTTCTTCCGTTCCAGAACATTGGTTTCGCGCTCGGCAAGGCGCGCAACCTGCTCCAGGCGGAAATGGACGTAGCGCTCGCGGGCACCGGTATCACCAGTTCGCATGCCGGCGCACTGCTGCTGCTTGCCCGGGGCGCCGCGCGCACGCCGGTCGGGTTGGCCAAGCTGCTTGCGGTCGATGCGGGATTCGTCACCCGTGTGGTCGATCGGCTGGAAAAGGAGGACCTCGTGCACCGGGCTCGCAACAGCCTGGACCGGCGGGTGGTCAACCTCACGTTGACCGAAGCGGGGCGGAAAGCCGCCGCGCGAGTCGCGGAAATCGCGCCGGCGGTGTTGAACCGGCGCTTGTCGGGCTTCAGTCCGCTGGAGTTCGACACCTTGTGCCGTCTCCTCAGTAAGTTGCTGGCCGGATGA
- a CDS encoding Fe2+-dependent dioxygenase — MLLQIPNVLNAEQLRFVRERLDAAGDAWVDGRATAGYQGAPVKRNQQIAEQSPVARELGDVILAAIERHPLFISAVLPNQVYPPLFNRYESGMTFGSHVDGAVRLLPGGAKLRTDVSVTLFLSAPDEYDGGELVIEDTYGVQQVKLPAGDMIVYPATSLHQVTPVTRGARIASFFWVQSLVRSDTQRALLFDMDTAIQRLNATHADDAARRSLVGCYHNLLRLWSET; from the coding sequence ATGCTTCTTCAAATCCCGAATGTGCTGAACGCGGAGCAGCTCCGCTTCGTGCGCGAACGGCTCGACGCGGCGGGCGATGCCTGGGTCGACGGCCGCGCGACGGCCGGCTACCAGGGCGCGCCTGTCAAGCGCAACCAGCAGATCGCGGAGCAATCGCCCGTCGCGCGCGAGCTCGGCGACGTGATTCTCGCGGCGATCGAACGCCATCCGCTCTTCATCAGCGCCGTGCTGCCGAACCAGGTCTATCCGCCGCTCTTCAACCGCTACGAAAGCGGGATGACATTCGGCAGCCATGTGGACGGCGCGGTGCGTCTCTTGCCGGGCGGCGCGAAGCTGCGTACCGACGTGTCCGTGACGCTTTTCCTGTCCGCGCCCGACGAATACGACGGCGGCGAACTCGTCATCGAGGACACATATGGCGTCCAGCAAGTGAAGCTGCCGGCGGGCGACATGATCGTCTATCCGGCGACGAGCCTGCATCAAGTGACGCCCGTCACGCGAGGCGCGCGTATCGCGAGCTTCTTCTGGGTGCAGAGCCTCGTGCGCAGCGATACGCAGCGCGCGCTGCTGTTCGACATGGACACGGCCATCCAGCGCTTGAACGCGACGCACGCCGACGATGCCGCGCGCCGCAGTCTCGTTGGTTGTTACCACAACTTGTTGCGCCTCTGGAGCGAGACGTGA
- a CDS encoding aconitase X, protein MLKLDARDRAMLNGEFGAGAALAMRIVARTANVMRAPHLIDVSSAHIDGCLYHGPVSLDFVERFIESGTKVAIPTTLNVGSLDLIHPELFHGDTNVRQAAERLMNAHIELGCEASFTCAPYQLKHRPKLGDQIAWAESNAIVFANSVLGARTSRYGDFLDLSAAITGRAPYADLHVKAHRAARIVFDVADFAKLPGRDVFFAALGLLLGKEAGATVAALVGLPADTTEDELKALGAAAASSGAVALFHAVGITPEAPTLDDATQGHSPLKTVHVSLDDLVSVRRRLNQAQPGDPLVAVSLGTPHFSIAEFERLAAWFAQHAGEPRCDFYVNTNRFILWQLEASGIAQQLAARGVQIVVDTCTYITPVMKNMTGLVMTNSAKWAHYAPANIGVSVAYGSMEECVRSAFEGKVCFDEPAL, encoded by the coding sequence ATGCTGAAGCTCGATGCACGCGACCGCGCCATGCTGAACGGCGAGTTCGGAGCCGGGGCCGCGCTCGCGATGCGCATCGTTGCGCGCACCGCGAATGTGATGCGAGCCCCACACCTGATCGACGTTTCCTCTGCTCATATCGACGGATGTCTGTATCACGGGCCCGTGAGCCTGGACTTCGTCGAGCGCTTTATCGAAAGCGGAACGAAAGTCGCGATACCGACCACGTTGAACGTCGGCTCGCTCGACCTGATCCACCCCGAGCTTTTCCACGGCGACACGAACGTCCGTCAAGCGGCGGAGCGCTTGATGAACGCCCACATCGAACTGGGCTGCGAGGCGAGCTTCACCTGCGCGCCCTATCAGTTGAAGCACCGGCCGAAGCTCGGCGACCAAATCGCCTGGGCGGAGTCCAACGCGATCGTATTTGCCAATTCGGTGCTCGGCGCGCGCACGAGCCGCTATGGCGATTTCCTCGATCTCAGCGCGGCCATCACCGGCCGGGCGCCGTACGCCGATTTGCATGTGAAGGCGCATCGCGCGGCACGAATCGTGTTCGACGTCGCGGATTTCGCCAAGCTGCCCGGACGCGATGTGTTCTTCGCCGCGTTGGGCCTGCTGCTCGGCAAAGAAGCAGGGGCCACAGTCGCCGCCCTCGTCGGCCTGCCCGCCGATACCACCGAAGACGAACTCAAGGCGCTCGGCGCCGCCGCGGCATCGAGCGGCGCGGTCGCGCTGTTCCATGCCGTCGGCATCACCCCCGAAGCGCCGACGCTCGACGACGCCACGCAAGGACACTCGCCGCTCAAGACCGTGCACGTCTCGCTGGACGATCTCGTGTCAGTGCGCCGCCGCTTGAATCAGGCGCAACCCGGCGATCCGCTCGTCGCGGTGAGCCTCGGCACGCCGCACTTTTCGATCGCCGAATTCGAGCGGCTCGCCGCCTGGTTTGCGCAGCATGCGGGCGAGCCGCGCTGCGATTTCTACGTCAACACGAACCGCTTTATTTTGTGGCAGCTCGAAGCATCGGGGATTGCGCAGCAACTTGCCGCACGCGGCGTGCAGATCGTCGTCGACACCTGCACCTACATCACGCCCGTGATGAAGAACATGACGGGCCTCGTGATGACGAACTCAGCGAAGTGGGCCCACTATGCGCCGGCCAATATCGGCGTGTCCGTGGCTTACGGCAGCATGGAAGAATGCGTGCGCTCCGCATTCGAAGGAAAGGTGTGCTTCGATGAACCCGCCCTTTGA
- a CDS encoding MarR family winged helix-turn-helix transcriptional regulator — protein MKHYTPENFALTESVGFKLTKARNLVIAEMDAALKELDITSPQMGIVLALQRGLASTPFELSKLLSVDTGLMTRMLDKLESKGLLERSRSAEDRRVVNLALTKKGLEVAGELPNIAPVVLNARLRKFTRAEFEELGRLLDKFIGE, from the coding sequence ATGAAACACTACACCCCCGAAAACTTCGCGCTGACCGAAAGCGTCGGGTTCAAGCTGACCAAGGCGCGTAACCTGGTCATCGCGGAAATGGACGCCGCTCTCAAGGAGCTCGACATCACCAGCCCGCAGATGGGCATTGTTCTGGCGTTGCAGCGCGGCTTGGCTTCCACGCCGTTCGAGCTCTCGAAGCTGCTGTCGGTCGACACGGGCCTGATGACGCGCATGCTGGACAAGCTGGAATCGAAGGGATTGCTGGAGCGTTCGCGCAGCGCGGAAGATCGCCGCGTGGTCAACCTGGCGCTGACGAAGAAAGGTCTGGAAGTGGCGGGCGAGCTTCCGAATATCGCCCCGGTAGTGCTGAACGCCCGGTTGCGGAAGTTCACGAGGGCGGAGTTCGAAGAACTGGGCCGCCTGCTCGATAAGTTCATCGGAGAGTGA
- a CDS encoding SDR family NAD(P)-dependent oxidoreductase → MTKQAIGTALITGASSGIGKTYADRLARRGYDLVLVARDRERMEALAARLREETGVSVDIIQADLTDAADLRRVEARLAEDERIDLLINNAGASAGRGLEGTELEVLDSLIRLNVTAVTRLAAAVVPRFVAKGSGSIINIASVMALMPEAPSGVYSATKAYVLTYSQSMQAELGPKGLYVQAVLPAATRTEIWERAGRDINTIPGLMEVDELVDAALVGFDRRELVTIPPLHDAAQWEAFETARRAMLPGFREERAAPRYRS, encoded by the coding sequence ATGACGAAGCAGGCAATCGGCACGGCGCTCATCACGGGCGCTTCTTCTGGAATCGGCAAGACCTACGCGGACCGCCTCGCGCGGCGCGGCTACGACCTCGTGCTCGTCGCGCGCGATCGCGAGCGCATGGAAGCGCTCGCTGCACGGCTGCGTGAAGAGACGGGCGTCTCGGTCGACATCATCCAAGCGGACCTCACGGATGCGGCGGATCTGCGCCGCGTCGAAGCGCGACTCGCCGAAGACGAGCGCATCGACCTGCTCATCAACAACGCGGGCGCTTCGGCCGGACGCGGACTCGAGGGCACGGAACTCGAGGTGCTGGACAGCCTGATTCGCCTGAACGTGACCGCTGTGACGCGTCTCGCGGCAGCGGTCGTTCCGCGTTTTGTGGCGAAGGGCAGTGGCTCGATCATCAACATCGCGTCTGTGATGGCGCTGATGCCCGAGGCGCCGTCCGGCGTTTATTCGGCGACCAAGGCCTATGTGCTGACGTATTCGCAATCGATGCAAGCGGAACTCGGTCCGAAAGGGCTGTACGTGCAGGCCGTGCTGCCGGCCGCGACCCGCACCGAAATCTGGGAGCGCGCGGGCCGCGACATCAACACGATCCCAGGTCTCATGGAAGTGGACGAGCTTGTCGACGCGGCGCTGGTCGGCTTCGACCGGCGTGAGCTCGTGACGATTCCGCCGCTCCACGACGCGGCCCAGTGGGAAGCGTTCGAGACCGCTCGCCGCGCGATGTTGCCGGGCTTCCGCGAGGAGCGTGCGGCTCCGCGCTATCGCAGCTAA